GTACTAATACTCATGCTTTAATGTGTCCCAATTGACACATCACAATACACATGCTAACATATACGAAACTATGAAAAGCACGGAGGACGCACAAAAATGGAGTTTATAAAACATTTACACAGTGTTACATGCACGGATGCACCATAAACGTGACGAGTCACTGCTGACTGCCGCAATAGAGTTTTTCTCAGCATGATTTTTGGTCAGTCTTCTCTCTGCATCGATGATAGATTGGGTGGCTTCATAGAATTGTCCATGCCGCCCGCAGAAAACTCCTGCGACATTGGGAGCTCTCCATCGGGACTATGATGATAGTTTGGATGTGGCCTACTTGGACTCATGGAGTTTTCATCCCTGAGCTTAGACAATCTGGGGTTGTTCCAAAGTAAAGTTGGGCTGGAACTGAATCGAACTGATCCATCTTCACGTGGTAAAGGGGAGAGTGATGGCTGGACATTCTCATCCTTCTGTTTTCTGCAAAATTTATCTTCCACAATGTCATAGAAATCGGCCGTTCGAACTTCCTGGGCAAGAGAGCACCAACAACAGAAAAGCCACTGTGTGCAATCTGCAACAGCTCGCTTTCCACCAAACAACTCATTCGCAGGCAAGTTGAATCTCTTCCTCATTTGAATCCTCCAGTATCCACCATAGAGTAAACCAAACACACAAAGCATGACACCAGTTAATCCTAGAGCTTCCCTGACAGTCTCATCATCAATATTGATGGCAGCCAAGTTGAAGATCCAAAATGGGGCCATGCAAAAGAGGAGAAAAGTTGCAATGTGAACATACATATTCCCGAACCCAAGTCTTTCCATATTCCAACCGAAGACACAAAAGCAGCAGCATAAAGAGAGATATGCTGCAGAAATATCGTCCCAAATATCAAATAGGCCCCCACTCCATTTGGGTGCATACTCAACAACCATCTTCTCATTTCTTGATGCAAATGAAAATCTTTTTTCCATCGCCTGCACCCTTGGGTGGCTGGGTTGGTTGGTGCCATTACTAAAGGTTTGAACTTGCGCTTCCTCATCAAGTCCAGAGTCATACTCCCTCCCAAGGGGGCTTACAATGGAGTAGACACCTGCTATTGCTGGAGCAGTAATTGCAACAGAGAGACAGATTCCAACACCCAAAGCAGGTCGATTGGATCTTTTATATCCCAAATTGAGTGTGCACAAGGCATATTGAGCAAAGCAATTTACATGAAGTAACACAACTACCACCATCATATGGGCCCATTCACGTGGCTTGTAAGTGCCATTCTTGCAGTATATCTTTCTGAGTGTAGTAATGTCCTTAGCCTTCCACCTGCACAGAAGCACAAGGTGGTGGAACCGCTTTGGGTGTTGATACAGACACATGAGGGTAAAGAGAGCATTGAGGATTTGATTATTGACCTCAAACCAGGCATTTCTCTGTGACTTTTTAGGTAGGACACTGTTTAACATACCTGTCATCACAAGGAAAAGGATTGCACCTGAAACAGCAACACAGCCTATCCATAAAAGAAGAGCCATGTTCAAAGGGTTCTTGATCCATGCTTTACAGATTATCCTCAGCGATTTCCAATCAATCCTCGGAGCTAGAATCCCACTGAAATGCTCTCGAAAACCTTGGATAGTTGAAGAGGGTACAGAACGTGAGATGTCATCCTTGTCATCTACAATATGCTGAAATCTAGCTTTTGGGGAAACTAAATTACCACTGGAATTGGTTCTCAGCAAGCCCAGTCTACTGGGAATAATTGATAACctgtcccttttctctcttCTAGGACTTCCATCACTCAGTAGTCCCTTTCTGGATGTTGAAATATGAAGAGCATTGTTTCCATTGGCATTATAAATGTGCATGGCCGTACTTAAGGTTGATTCTTCCCAACTTTCCGTTAAGTCTCCTCCATTACGAGTTGAAATCATTCTACcactaaattttagttttatgagTGTCTTGGATACCAAGagtttaaaatttcaaaagccCACAGACCACCACGACTGTCTACACTGTGCCACCAATCAAGGAAGAAACAGAGAATGCTAACCACATTTCTTGAATTCAGAAGATGGACGAGGAAATTTCAGAAGGTCTTCTCTTGCTGAGAATCAAAAAGCATAAGATTTAACCAGCTCGTCTTTGGAAAGATGGATCCTAGCATTCTGATAAGCAAAGGAAGCAGAggaaagaattgaagaaaaaataaatccattatTGATCCACGTAAAAAACTTTAGTTTtcttaaaagttgaattgctgcCTATTAACTTAGATATTGGaacattcttttaaaattttagaaatcatCAAGGTATTAACACAAAGATCTGGATTTTCCCATCAGGCACCAACACATCATTGTTTGGGGGGAAAACTACGTCCAACACCTCGTGAATGAAAGGTGACCGATAATTGGTCTTTATAACATCTAGATCACAACCAATCCTTCAACTACTGGGGAAACCACAAAATCTGATAAAGAAACATCATAGTTTATACATGTTTTAAATGCATTTCTGACGCTCgtagaaaaaaaattccattccTGACAGAACCCACCACAAACTACAGAATTgcagaagataaaaaaaatcgcACGCTTTACTCATATATCCACCGCATGATGCACGACCAttcttattaaataaaaaagcatcGAACCAAACTGCTAATTACAGCCCATTACCGAAGTCTTTGAACATCACACGTCAGAAtccaaaaacaaacataaatccCAAAAAGTAAAACACAAAAGCACATGGAATTCTGTAGAGTAATTTGTAAAATTCCTACCCAGAACCaaaacaacaaagaagaaagaacacATATTTCGGTGGACCcagaaaagaaattagaaaattgttCACAGATGGAACAGTACCTCTGAGACCTGAGTGGTGGCTGCGGACTACGCATCAGAGAAACAGGGGCATTGTTGTTCTTCATTTCTCGTCAAAAAGCTCGGCCGCGTCTGGCCAACAAATCAAAATGAGCACTGAGCAGGAGACGAGATTTTGGAGTTTTAAAGCTTGAACTTTCCACCCAAAGGCGGGACAATTGCGGTCCGGACCacactttccttttctttcgCTGTCCACTGTTTACTTTTTGCTTTGGGCGGCTGGGCCTGTTTCTTGGTTTTATCAACGTAGAAAAGTATGGTGGAGTTGCAGTCAGATTCCCTTCTAATACCGGCAGAATTTTACATGAGTATTGATACAAAcgaatatattttcacaatatattttaagataaaaatatttttataaaataattacttttataaaattatttcttatttaacatattattatgaaatatattataaaaagaaaaacctttaAGCCGGTCGggtgtaaatttcttttttgcatccaccagtaaaaaataaacacgtaaggAATTTATAGAAATTACAATAAGATTGAATTCGGGTAAATTCCTCACTATTTTCCCTCTTTCCTCTTCCTCCCCATAGCCCTTCTCTTCTGCGATGCACTTCTTCAACTGGAACCGTAGCCCATCCTTTTGTATTCTCTATGTATGCTCATGATATTTCTCtctcatgaaaaaaatagtCCCTTCATCTGTAGATTTAGAGCACTCACATCTCCATCTAGAGATCTTTGTTTTTTCCATCCAAGCCTCAAGGTACCGCCGTCTGTTAGGGTTGGCACAGACAAGGGGGCGTAGAAGTCGGCAGAAGCAAGAATCGTGCAACTGTAGCTTAGGATGCTTTTATATTAGGGTTCAAGGTTAATTctgtctttatttattttagcaagGTTATGTTGGtaatttaattatcatttcAGTTGAGTCCAGTATTGTGGACCGAGTCTGTAGGAAGTAATCGTGGGTCAAGTGGACCACGTATTGGGTCGTGTCGTTTATGGAGTCGTGGGCTATTTACAGTCCATATTTAAGTGTattttctttatgaatgaaatcATCAGATCAATTACAACTCAAATTATCTAAGTGGAGGCAGTGGCTCCTCGAAAGCCATCTATCAATTACAATTCATATTCTGTATAATCACTGTCCCTAACACACATGTTGTAATTGCAGCGTCCACATTCCATATGCAACTTGTTTCCTCTCTTGCAACGTCCACATCTCCATTTCTTCCCTTGttatgtaataaatattttttttgtgtttattttaaataatatagttgAGTATCCTTAATCTCTTCGACATACATGATACATGTACTGCatgctatattttttattctatattttggTGGTTTTGGGGAAGAACAATTATGCATTTTGTTGTGTAGAGTTTTATTCTAAAGTTCAGATTTTTATCAAAAACCTACTGTGTGGGTGTGAGGTTTTGAATCTTTGTGGAGTGCAATTTTGATTCTTTATTGGGATAAAATTTTACCGAGTAGCGGGGAGGGGTTTGAGCTTTAGAGGGAGGGGTGGGAtctgttttcatttttctgtttggGGGCGTTCGTTAGTCGATTCAAATAGATCATGTTTGGGATTTGATCTCTTTTTGGGGCGTCCGTTTATCAATTcaaaaggagagggagagaaatgttTGGACTCAACGTTCGTCAATttagagggagaggaagagagaatgagagggagaaaaagaTTGAGAGGAGACTCACCTGTATGCGAGTCCAACTCCAAATTTGGTGAGGAAACTACGTGGTTATTTCTAATTGGTTGGTGTGAAAACAAAAATGGCACCCGTCAAGTTGGGAGCGCTACTCATTATAAAAACAGAGTAGCTACCAACCGATGGGTGACAATCTCTCTTTTACACCCACCAATAAGACATTGCCAGGTATGGGTTGCAACAAATTAGAGAATAAGTTGCATGCATGTGAtcatgttattttattctctttgtcTGATCTCTtcccccctcctcctcctcctcctcctcctcccccacACCCGTCTCCTGCTCTCCCttgtctctttgatctctcTGTGTAAAATACTCTATCTCTCCTTCAAAAcccccctctctccctccctctcttccaATTTGTTGCCCCTCTCAATCAGACTCAGATCAGATcttaattttgttgtattttaaattCTGTATGACTGCTGAGAAAATGTGcgattttaatttatgtttggcTGCTGAGAAAATGTGAAAATGCATGGGTCAATATGTCATGTAGTATGATTTTATACTAACTAATAATGCAATGGTAAAACCCAAGACATCCTGAAATTGATGCTTGCACTAGAAATTGGGTTTTTAGCTTTTGAAACTTGCACTTGAAATTCATGGGCGTTAGTAATATAGTAACTTTCAGGACAATACATCGCTTGTCGTCACGATTTTACAGAGAAGAAATAGACAATTTTCATGATTATTTGACCAATACCAGTATACTATGTGGGTGGGTGGTTGGATGTTAGTAGGATATTTTAACAGAAACCATGAGGATTTCAATGTTGTATTGATTGTTGAAGATTTGCTTTTATTGTGTGTTTGCAAAatatttgttgtattgttgAAGATTTGTTTAAGATTTGAACGCACAGATtatgatgtttttgttttggaatgatgaaaagaaaaaacgcTAGTGAACAAGAGATTATTagaatgtttttgttttggcgTTGGGGAGAGGAAATCAGTAGATGGTgctggtgagagagagaaagagaaagaggggagaggagaggagagaggagagcgcgagggagagaggag
This genomic interval from Juglans regia cultivar Chandler chromosome 3, Walnut 2.0, whole genome shotgun sequence contains the following:
- the LOC109019898 gene encoding uncharacterized protein LOC109019898, which codes for MISTRNGGDLTESWEESTLSTAMHIYNANGNNALHISTSRKGLLSDGSPRREKRDRLSIIPSRLGLLRTNSSGNLVSPKARFQHIVDDKDDISRSVPSSTIQGFREHFSGILAPRIDWKSLRIICKAWIKNPLNMALLLWIGCVAVSGAILFLVMTGMLNSVLPKKSQRNAWFEVNNQILNALFTLMCLYQHPKRFHHLVLLCRWKAKDITTLRKIYCKNGTYKPREWAHMMVVVVLLHVNCFAQYALCTLNLGYKRSNRPALGVGICLSVAITAPAIAGVYSIVSPLGREYDSGLDEEAQVQTFSNGTNQPSHPRVQAMEKRFSFASRNEKMVVEYAPKWSGGLFDIWDDISAAYLSLCCCFCVFGWNMERLGFGNMYVHIATFLLFCMAPFWIFNLAAINIDDETVREALGLTGVMLCVFGLLYGGYWRIQMRKRFNLPANELFGGKRAVADCTQWLFCCWCSLAQEVRTADFYDIVEDKFCRKQKDENVQPSLSPLPREDGSVRFSSSPTLLWNNPRLSKLRDENSMSPSRPHPNYHHSPDGELPMSQEFSAGGMDNSMKPPNLSSMQRED